One genomic segment of Brevibacillus laterosporus LMG 15441 includes these proteins:
- a CDS encoding DUF4097 family beta strand repeat-containing protein translates to MRKSAIVGVLFIIIGVMGCVGWVLQGGIYGQKAASIINEKAIEHTQFKQLIVDSASKDIHIVPSNDDYIKIRLNEKSGWVGTRNTELQVTEENDKLLIVTTRPPTWFSLDFSMDDEGLTISLPQKTWEKMKLSSTSGNITAGDVFAKEFVASSTSGDIEMKQLESEKSDIQVTSGNVEISRLIATYSTFESTSGDIDVQEATGEIKANSTSGNIDLNTAEVAHNLTLEASSGNINIVTTKQPIDTRLVAKTSSGEIQTNLEGFRFNSISNHNVEATNGKEIKRTVHIQTTSGDIAFMQR, encoded by the coding sequence GTGAGAAAATCAGCTATCGTAGGCGTACTGTTTATTATAATAGGTGTCATGGGATGTGTAGGCTGGGTTTTACAAGGGGGAATTTATGGACAAAAAGCAGCAAGTATCATTAACGAAAAGGCGATCGAGCATACACAATTCAAACAACTTATAGTGGATAGTGCTAGTAAGGATATTCATATTGTTCCAAGTAATGATGATTACATAAAGATTCGGTTGAACGAGAAATCTGGATGGGTTGGTACCAGAAATACAGAGCTACAAGTAACAGAGGAGAATGATAAGCTTCTGATTGTAACAACACGCCCTCCGACTTGGTTTAGCCTTGATTTTAGCATGGATGACGAAGGTTTAACTATCTCGCTTCCCCAAAAAACGTGGGAAAAAATGAAGCTTAGCAGCACTTCAGGTAATATCACGGCGGGCGATGTGTTTGCCAAAGAATTTGTAGCATCCAGTACATCCGGGGACATAGAGATGAAACAGCTTGAAAGTGAAAAGAGTGATATTCAGGTAACTTCAGGAAATGTGGAAATCTCCAGGCTTATAGCTACGTATTCAACATTTGAATCTACCTCAGGTGACATAGACGTACAAGAAGCAACTGGAGAGATAAAAGCAAATAGTACCTCGGGAAACATTGATCTAAACACGGCTGAAGTGGCGCACAATCTAACCTTGGAAGCATCTAGTGGAAATATTAATATCGTTACGACGAAACAGCCTATAGATACCCGGCTTGTAGCAAAGACATCCTCTGGAGAGATTCAGACCAATCTAGAAGGATTCCGCTTCAACAGTATCTCGAATCATAACGTAGAGGCCACGAATGGCAAAGAGATCAAACGTACCGTTCACATTCAAACAACCTCAGGAGATATCGCATTTATGCAACGATAG